The following coding sequences are from one Pseudomonas oryzae window:
- the rpsT gene encoding 30S ribosomal protein S20 codes for MANSPSAKKRAKQAEKRRSHNASLRSMVRTYIKNVVKAIDAKDLAKAQTAYTLAVPVIDRMADKGIIHKNKAARHKSRLNGHIKALAQA; via the coding sequence GTGGCCAACTCCCCCTCCGCCAAAAAACGCGCCAAACAGGCTGAGAAGCGCCGCAGCCACAACGCCAGCCTGCGCTCGATGGTGCGTACCTACATCAAGAACGTGGTCAAGGCTATCGACGCCAAAGACCTGGCCAAGGCTCAGACCGCCTACACCCTGGCTGTGCCGGTGATCGACCGTATGGCCGACAAGGGCATCATCCACAAGAACAAAGCTGCTCGTCACAAGAGCCGCCTGAACGGCCACATCAAGGCCCTCGCCCAGGCTTAA
- a CDS encoding multidrug effflux MFS transporter has protein sequence MSLRILLILGALTAFAPLAIDFYLPAFPALARFFATDVEHVQLSLAAYFVGLAVGQLLYGPLADRFGRRRPLLFGVALFTLASLACSLAPSLEWLVAARFVQALGGCAGMVISRAVVRDLCDPVASARVFSRLMLVMGLAPILAPLLGGFLLQHSGWQAIFVGLGLFAALCLLLVYCHLPETRPQEAPPAPLGGAWRQYRLLLADRVFIGHALTGGLAIAAMFTYIAGSPFVFIDLYGVPAQQYGWLFGSNAAGFILVAQFNSRLLRERGPAFWVPRGVAFYLFCALALLVVAALQPAELWPLLPPLFGCIAILGLVMPNTSACAMAGQGSHAGSASALLGSLQFGIAALAAALVGVLHDGTARPMALVMLVCAGGAMLAAWRTARYQAAPRVDLASEQA, from the coding sequence ATGTCCCTGCGAATCCTGCTGATCCTTGGTGCCCTGACGGCGTTTGCGCCGCTGGCCATCGACTTCTACCTGCCGGCCTTTCCGGCGCTGGCGCGTTTCTTCGCCACCGACGTCGAGCATGTCCAGCTCAGCCTGGCGGCCTACTTCGTCGGTCTGGCCGTCGGTCAGCTGCTTTATGGTCCGCTCGCGGACCGCTTCGGTCGGCGTCGGCCGCTGCTGTTCGGTGTCGCCCTGTTCACCCTGGCCTCGCTGGCCTGCAGTCTGGCGCCGAGTCTGGAGTGGCTGGTGGCTGCGCGTTTCGTTCAGGCGCTCGGTGGTTGCGCGGGGATGGTGATTTCGCGGGCGGTGGTGCGCGACCTGTGCGATCCGGTGGCCTCGGCGCGGGTGTTCTCCCGGCTGATGCTGGTGATGGGGCTGGCGCCAATCCTCGCTCCCCTGCTGGGCGGCTTCCTGCTGCAGCACTCGGGCTGGCAGGCGATCTTCGTCGGTCTCGGCCTGTTCGCGGCGCTCTGTCTGCTGCTGGTGTACTGCCATCTGCCGGAGACTCGCCCGCAGGAAGCGCCTCCGGCACCGCTGGGCGGAGCCTGGCGGCAGTACCGGCTGCTGCTGGCGGATCGCGTGTTCATCGGTCATGCGCTGACCGGCGGTCTGGCGATCGCTGCGATGTTCACCTACATTGCCGGCTCGCCTTTCGTGTTCATCGACCTCTACGGGGTGCCGGCCCAGCAGTACGGCTGGCTGTTCGGCAGCAACGCGGCAGGTTTCATTCTGGTTGCCCAGTTCAATTCCCGTCTGTTGCGCGAGCGTGGTCCGGCCTTCTGGGTGCCGCGTGGCGTGGCCTTCTATCTGTTCTGTGCATTGGCGCTGTTGGTGGTCGCGGCGCTGCAGCCGGCGGAGCTGTGGCCGTTGCTGCCGCCCTTGTTCGGCTGCATCGCGATCCTTGGGCTGGTGATGCCGAACACCTCGGCCTGTGCGATGGCCGGGCAGGGCAGCCATGCCGGCAGCGCCTCGGCGCTGCTCGGCAGCCTGCAGTTCGGCATCGCCGCGCTGGCGGCGGCGCTGGTCGGTGTGCTGCACGATGGTACGGCGCGGCCGATGGCGCTGGTGATGCTGGTCTGCGCCGGCGGTGCGATGCTGGCGGCCTGGCGCACGGCACGCTACCAGGCGGCGCCGCGTGTGGATCTCGCCTCGGAGCAGGCCTGA
- a CDS encoding TetR family transcriptional regulator, with amino-acid sequence MRRTKEEAERTRCELLAAAERLFLEQGVAHTSLEQIARAAGVTRGALYWHFANKADLFHAMLEQVRLPPEQMVARLAHCTDHDPLLTLRELCVQAMTGLKHNPQKRRIFTILLHRCEFTDELRHAQERHEAFVNQFIDLCEELFAQAARQGRLSPGQSPRLAALALHGLVVGMLSDWLRDSGLFDVERDAPLMIDALLRGLVRDWPATP; translated from the coding sequence ATGCGCCGCACCAAAGAAGAAGCCGAACGAACCCGCTGCGAACTGCTCGCCGCGGCCGAGCGTCTGTTTCTCGAGCAAGGCGTGGCGCACACCTCCCTGGAGCAGATCGCCCGCGCCGCCGGTGTCACCCGTGGCGCCCTCTACTGGCATTTCGCCAACAAGGCCGACCTGTTCCACGCCATGCTCGAGCAGGTGCGCCTGCCTCCGGAGCAGATGGTCGCCCGACTGGCGCACTGCACCGATCACGACCCGCTGCTCACCCTGCGTGAACTGTGCGTGCAGGCCATGACCGGCCTGAAACACAACCCGCAGAAACGGCGGATCTTCACCATCCTGCTGCACCGCTGCGAATTCACCGACGAACTGCGCCACGCCCAGGAACGCCACGAGGCCTTCGTCAACCAGTTCATCGACCTGTGCGAGGAGCTGTTCGCGCAAGCAGCCCGCCAGGGGCGCCTGTCCCCGGGGCAATCGCCGCGACTGGCGGCCCTCGCCCTGCACGGCCTGGTCGTCGGCATGCTCAGCGACTGGCTGCGCGACTCCGGACTGTTCGACGTCGAGCGCGACGCCCCGCTGATGATCGACGCCCTGCTCCGCGGCCTGGTCCGCGACTGGCCTGCCACCCCCTGA
- a CDS encoding LEA type 2 family protein, whose protein sequence is MSVDAVLSRARWYRLLLAGMTLFVLGGCAGLGGRDPLNIHLVGLDPLPGEGLEMRFALKLRVQNPNDRELPYEGVAVELRVNDRPLASGVSDQRGSVPRFGETLLVVPVSISAFSAVRQALGLTEPERLHRVPYVLRGKLGGAPLGSRRFSDSGTFDLGALGRVAR, encoded by the coding sequence ATGTCCGTTGATGCTGTCCTGTCGCGCGCCCGCTGGTATCGCCTGCTGCTGGCAGGCATGACGCTGTTCGTCCTGGGTGGCTGCGCCGGCTTGGGCGGGCGCGATCCGCTCAATATCCATCTGGTCGGGCTCGACCCTTTGCCCGGTGAAGGGCTGGAGATGCGTTTTGCCCTCAAGCTGAGGGTGCAGAACCCCAATGACCGCGAACTGCCATACGAGGGGGTGGCCGTCGAACTGCGCGTCAATGATCGTCCGCTGGCCAGCGGGGTCAGCGACCAGCGCGGCAGCGTGCCCCGCTTCGGCGAAACGCTGCTGGTCGTGCCGGTGAGCATCTCGGCATTTTCGGCGGTGCGCCAGGCGCTGGGGTTGACGGAGCCTGAGCGGCTGCATCGGGTGCCCTACGTACTGCGTGGCAAGCTCGGTGGCGCGCCTCTGGGCAGTCGCCGTTTCAGCGATAGCGGGACGTTCGATCTCGGTGCGCTCGGCAGGGTGGCGCGCTGA
- a CDS encoding bacteriohemerythrin: MAIAINWTADFETGIDIIDEQHKRIFEYLKEIDQAISQRSITAIEKVIRSLIDYAISHNTFEESLMERAGYPMLQAHHDVHERFKERAHAYLDRFDNGEDPIRLAREVRGDIGLWLTNHIRCEDKHYVNYVKRDLEGGFVARMINKIFG, from the coding sequence ATGGCTATCGCGATCAACTGGACTGCCGATTTCGAGACGGGTATCGACATCATCGACGAGCAACACAAGCGGATCTTCGAATACCTCAAGGAGATCGACCAGGCGATCTCGCAGCGCTCCATCACGGCGATCGAAAAGGTCATCCGCTCGCTCATCGACTACGCCATCTCCCACAACACCTTCGAAGAAAGCCTGATGGAGCGGGCCGGCTATCCGATGCTGCAGGCACACCACGACGTGCACGAGCGCTTCAAGGAACGCGCCCACGCCTACCTCGACCGCTTCGACAACGGCGAAGACCCGATCCGCCTGGCCCGCGAGGTACGCGGCGACATCGGCCTGTGGCTGACCAACCACATCCGTTGCGAGGACAAGCACTACGTCAACTACGTCAAGCGCGATCTGGAAGGCGGCTTCGTCGCGCGGATGATCAACAAGATCTTCGGCTGA
- the ahpC gene encoding alkyl hydroperoxide reductase subunit C, which translates to MSLINTQVQPFKANAFHNGEFIQVTEESLKGKWSVLIFMPAAFTFNCPTEIEDAADNYAEFQKAGAEVYIVTTDTHFSHKVWHETSPAVGKAQFPLVGDPTHQLTRAFGVHIEEEGLALRGTFVINPEGVIKTLEIHSNEIARDVSETLRKLKAAQYTAANPGQVCPAKWKEGAETLTPSLDLVGKI; encoded by the coding sequence ATGTCCCTCATCAACACCCAGGTTCAACCGTTCAAGGCCAACGCTTTCCACAACGGCGAGTTCATCCAGGTCACCGAGGAGTCCCTGAAGGGCAAGTGGTCCGTGCTGATCTTCATGCCGGCTGCCTTCACCTTCAACTGCCCGACCGAGATCGAAGACGCCGCTGACAACTACGCCGAATTCCAGAAGGCCGGTGCCGAGGTGTACATCGTCACCACCGACACCCACTTCTCCCACAAGGTCTGGCACGAAACCTCCCCGGCCGTCGGCAAGGCCCAGTTCCCGCTGGTTGGCGACCCGACCCACCAGCTGACCCGCGCCTTCGGCGTGCACATCGAGGAAGAAGGTCTTGCCCTGCGCGGCACCTTCGTGATCAACCCGGAAGGCGTGATCAAGACCCTGGAGATCCACTCCAACGAGATCGCCCGTGACGTCAGCGAGACCCTGCGCAAGCTGAAGGCCGCCCAGTACACCGCCGCCAACCCGGGCCAGGTCTGCCCGGCCAAGTGGAAGGAAGGCGCCGAGACCCTGACCCCGTCGCTGGATCTGGTCGGCAAGATCTAA
- the ahpF gene encoding alkyl hydroperoxide reductase subunit F — MLDANLKTQLKAYLEKVTQPYEIVATLDDGEKSRELLALLEDINALSDKIALNTAGQDARKPSFGFRRDGQEIGPRFAGIPLGHEFTSLVLALLQVGGHPPKISDEQIAQIKALDGDYQFETYYSLSCHNCPDVVQALNLMAVLNPRIKHVAIDGALFQDEVNQRQIMAVPSVYLNGESFGAGRMGVEEILAKLDTGAGARDAEKLNARTAFDVLVVGGGPAGASAAIYAARKGIRTGVAAERFGGQVLDTMAIENFISVPETEGPKLARALEEHVRQYEVDIINLQRASKLIPAETGDGLHTVQFDNGGELKARTVILATGARWREMNVPGEQEYRGRGVAYCPHCDGPLFKGKRVAVIGGGNSGVEAAIDLAGIVAHVTLLEFGEQLRADAVLQNKLRSLANVTVITMAQTTEVQGDGQKVTGLVYKDRHNDAVHEVALEGIFVQIGLLPNSDWLKGTLELSRFGEIVVDAKGQTSVPGVFAAGDVTTVPYKQIVIAVGEGAKAALSAFDHLIRQG; from the coding sequence ATGTTGGATGCCAACCTGAAAACCCAGTTGAAGGCCTACCTCGAAAAGGTCACCCAGCCCTACGAGATCGTCGCGACCCTGGACGACGGTGAGAAGTCCCGCGAGCTGCTCGCCCTGCTCGAGGACATCAACGCCCTGAGCGACAAGATCGCCCTGAACACCGCAGGCCAGGACGCCCGCAAGCCTTCGTTCGGCTTCCGCCGCGACGGCCAGGAGATCGGCCCGCGCTTCGCCGGCATCCCGCTGGGCCACGAGTTCACCTCGCTGGTGCTGGCCCTGCTGCAGGTCGGCGGCCATCCGCCAAAGATTTCCGACGAGCAGATCGCGCAGATCAAGGCGCTCGACGGCGACTACCAGTTCGAAACCTACTACTCGCTGTCCTGCCACAACTGCCCGGACGTGGTGCAGGCGCTCAACCTGATGGCGGTGCTCAACCCGCGCATCAAGCACGTGGCCATCGACGGCGCGCTGTTCCAGGACGAGGTGAACCAGCGCCAGATCATGGCGGTGCCGAGCGTCTACCTCAACGGCGAATCCTTCGGCGCCGGCCGCATGGGCGTCGAGGAGATCCTCGCCAAGCTGGACACCGGCGCCGGCGCCCGCGACGCCGAGAAGCTCAACGCCAGGACCGCCTTCGACGTGCTGGTGGTCGGCGGCGGCCCGGCCGGCGCTTCGGCGGCCATCTACGCCGCGCGCAAGGGCATCCGCACCGGCGTCGCCGCCGAGCGCTTCGGTGGCCAGGTGCTGGACACCATGGCCATCGAGAACTTCATCTCGGTGCCGGAAACCGAAGGCCCGAAACTGGCCCGCGCGCTGGAAGAGCACGTGCGCCAGTACGAGGTCGACATCATCAACCTGCAGCGCGCCAGCAAGCTGATCCCGGCCGAAACCGGCGACGGCCTGCACACCGTGCAGTTCGACAACGGCGGCGAGCTGAAAGCCAGGACCGTGATCCTCGCCACCGGCGCGCGCTGGCGCGAGATGAACGTGCCGGGCGAGCAGGAGTACCGAGGCCGCGGCGTGGCCTACTGCCCGCACTGCGACGGCCCGCTGTTCAAGGGCAAGCGCGTGGCGGTGATCGGCGGCGGCAACTCCGGCGTCGAGGCGGCCATCGACCTGGCCGGCATCGTCGCCCACGTCACCCTGCTGGAGTTCGGCGAGCAGCTGCGCGCCGACGCGGTGCTGCAGAACAAGCTGCGCAGCCTGGCCAACGTCACCGTGATCACCATGGCGCAGACCACCGAGGTGCAGGGCGACGGCCAGAAGGTCACCGGGCTGGTCTACAAGGACCGCCACAACGACGCGGTACACGAGGTCGCGCTGGAAGGCATCTTCGTGCAGATCGGCCTGCTGCCCAACAGCGACTGGCTGAAGGGCACCCTGGAGCTCTCCCGCTTCGGCGAGATCGTGGTCGACGCCAAGGGCCAGACCAGCGTGCCCGGCGTGTTCGCCGCCGGCGACGTGACCACCGTGCCGTACAAGCAGATCGTCATCGCCGTCGGCGAGGGGGCCAAGGCCGCGCTCTCCGCCTTCGACCACCTGATCCGTCAGGGCTGA
- a CDS encoding DUF2789 domain-containing protein — MDQPIHAFHHLFEQLGLPNDNASIKDFLERHSPLAEDVQLADASFWTPAQAAFLREEILEDADWAEVVDNLNAALRAK; from the coding sequence ATGGACCAGCCGATCCACGCCTTCCATCACCTGTTCGAGCAGCTGGGGCTGCCCAACGACAACGCCTCGATCAAGGACTTCCTCGAGCGCCACTCACCGCTGGCGGAGGATGTCCAGCTGGCCGATGCGAGCTTCTGGACGCCCGCCCAGGCCGCCTTCCTGCGCGAGGAGATTCTCGAGGACGCCGACTGGGCCGAGGTGGTCGACAACCTCAATGCGGCGCTGCGCGCCAAGTAG
- a CDS encoding YqaA family protein: MFDLSVYLGLFLTAFGAASLLPLQSEALLVGLLLAEQHPVLSLLAVATAGNVLGSLLNWLLGLYLERFRHKRWFPVREQHLERAQGWYQRHGRWSLLLSWLPVVGDPLTVVAGVMRESFWIVLLCVTLAKGARYAALTAVTLGVS, from the coding sequence ATGTTCGATCTGTCCGTCTATCTCGGCCTGTTCCTCACCGCCTTCGGCGCCGCCAGCCTGCTGCCTCTGCAGTCCGAGGCGTTGCTGGTCGGCCTGCTGCTCGCCGAACAGCACCCGGTGCTGAGTCTGCTGGCGGTGGCTACCGCCGGCAACGTGCTCGGCTCGCTGCTCAACTGGCTGCTCGGCCTGTACCTCGAGCGCTTTCGCCACAAGCGCTGGTTCCCGGTGCGCGAGCAGCATCTCGAGCGCGCCCAGGGCTGGTACCAGCGCCACGGTCGCTGGTCGCTGCTGCTCAGCTGGCTGCCGGTGGTCGGCGACCCGCTCACCGTGGTGGCCGGGGTGATGCGCGAGTCGTTCTGGATCGTGCTGCTCTGTGTCACCCTGGCCAAGGGCGCGCGCTATGCGGCGTTGACGGCGGTCACCCTCGGCGTCAGCTGA
- a CDS encoding OmpP1/FadL family transporter gives MSFHKPLLAALLLGSAAISPLALATNGYFAHGYGIKSLGMAGVGFALPQDALAAASNPAGTALVGDRLDLGVTWFRPDRSVAISGSPVPGANGRYDGNDTEAFLIPEFGYTRQLDERLAFGLAVYANGGMNTDYGRNPFAAYGSHGDAGVDLAQVFVTPSLAWRISERQTIGVALNYAYQRFEARGLSRFDDAMTSEAPGKVSDNGHDHSDGWGLRLGWNGRLSDSLTLGVAWSSKIRTGKFERYEGLFADHGSFDIPENYGIGLAWQASDRLTLAADVQQIDYSDVKAISNPVSVLFDGHRLGSEDGPNFGWEDIRVYKLGASYAVSPQLTLRGGYSWADQALDKGETFFNTLAPGVVREHLTFGATWAPVADHEISLFYAHAFSEELKGSDSIPQAFGGGEVDLKMQQDSFGIAYAWKL, from the coding sequence ATGTCGTTCCACAAGCCGCTTCTCGCTGCCCTGCTGCTGGGTAGCGCCGCCATCAGCCCGCTAGCCCTCGCCACCAACGGTTATTTCGCTCACGGCTACGGCATCAAGTCGCTCGGCATGGCCGGCGTCGGCTTCGCCCTGCCGCAGGATGCCCTGGCTGCCGCCAGCAACCCGGCCGGCACGGCGCTGGTGGGCGACCGCCTGGATCTCGGCGTCACCTGGTTCCGTCCCGATCGCAGCGTGGCCATCAGCGGCTCTCCCGTGCCGGGCGCCAATGGCCGCTACGACGGCAACGATACCGAGGCGTTCCTGATTCCCGAGTTCGGCTACACCCGCCAGCTCGACGAGCGCCTGGCCTTCGGCCTGGCCGTGTACGCCAACGGTGGCATGAACACCGACTACGGCCGCAATCCCTTCGCCGCCTACGGCAGTCACGGCGACGCCGGCGTCGACCTGGCCCAGGTGTTCGTCACCCCGTCGCTGGCCTGGCGTATCAGCGAGCGACAGACCATCGGCGTCGCTCTCAACTATGCCTACCAGCGTTTCGAGGCGCGTGGTCTCAGTCGCTTCGATGACGCGATGACTTCCGAGGCGCCGGGTAAGGTCAGCGACAATGGCCATGATCATTCCGATGGCTGGGGGCTGCGCCTGGGCTGGAACGGCCGGCTCAGCGACAGCCTGACCCTCGGCGTGGCCTGGTCGTCGAAGATCAGGACCGGCAAGTTCGAGCGTTACGAGGGGCTGTTCGCCGACCACGGCAGCTTCGACATCCCGGAGAACTACGGCATCGGCCTGGCCTGGCAGGCTTCCGACCGGCTGACCCTGGCCGCCGATGTGCAGCAGATCGACTACAGCGACGTGAAGGCCATCTCCAATCCGGTCAGCGTGCTGTTCGACGGCCACCGGCTCGGCTCCGAGGATGGGCCCAACTTCGGCTGGGAGGACATCCGCGTCTACAAGCTGGGGGCCAGCTACGCCGTCAGTCCGCAACTGACCCTGCGCGGCGGCTACAGCTGGGCCGACCAGGCGCTGGACAAGGGCGAGACCTTCTTCAATACCCTGGCGCCCGGCGTGGTGCGCGAGCACCTGACCTTTGGCGCGACCTGGGCGCCGGTGGCCGACCACGAGATCAGCCTGTTCTACGCCCATGCCTTCAGCGAGGAGCTCAAGGGCAGCGACTCGATCCCGCAGGCCTTCGGCGGCGGCGAGGTGGACCTGAAGATGCAGCAGGACAGTTTCGGCATCGCCTACGCCTGGAAGCTCTGA
- a CDS encoding ArsR/SmtB family transcription factor, with the protein MTEVQADLDMQLMRAAATEAASVLRTLGNPDRLLLLCQLSQGEQSVGELEEILGLRQPSLSQQLAVLRNEGLVQTRRDGKRMFYSIAEPKMLVLLGTLYQLYCPQAAGD; encoded by the coding sequence ATGACCGAAGTTCAAGCCGATCTCGACATGCAGCTGATGCGTGCCGCTGCCACCGAGGCGGCTAGCGTGTTGCGCACGCTCGGCAACCCGGACCGCCTGCTGCTGCTCTGTCAGTTGAGCCAGGGCGAGCAGTCGGTCGGCGAACTGGAGGAGATCCTCGGCCTGCGCCAGCCGAGCCTGTCGCAGCAGCTGGCCGTGCTGCGCAACGAGGGCCTAGTACAGACCCGCCGCGACGGCAAGCGCATGTTCTATTCGATCGCCGAGCCGAAGATGCTGGTGCTGCTCGGCACGCTCTATCAGCTGTACTGCCCGCAGGCCGCCGGGGATTAG
- the moaA gene encoding GTP 3',8-cyclase MoaA — MLLDGHGRKIDYLRLSVTDRCDFRCVYCMAEDMTFLPRQQVLGFEEIVRLARLFVGLGVKKIRLTGGEPLVRRGIVDLCRQIAELPGLRELVMTSNGSQLGKLARPLVEAGVRRLNVSLDSLDAGKFHAITRTGDLAQVLAGIEAAREAGFERIKLNSVIMKGRNDDEVTALVDFAVAKGLDISFIEEMPLGQVGRDRGEAFCSSDEVRARIAERYNLFDSPEQSGGPARYVRLEGHPQTRVGFISPHSHNFCSSCNRLRLTAEGRLLLCLGHENSLDLRGLVRRHPTEDRPLLEAIEAALQRKPLRHEFASSGEVQVLRFMNATGG; from the coding sequence ATGTTGCTGGACGGCCATGGTCGCAAGATCGACTACCTGCGCCTGTCGGTGACGGATCGCTGCGACTTCCGCTGCGTCTACTGCATGGCCGAGGACATGACCTTCCTGCCGCGCCAGCAGGTGCTCGGCTTCGAGGAAATCGTTCGCCTCGCCCGCCTGTTCGTCGGCCTCGGCGTGAAGAAGATCCGCCTGACCGGCGGCGAGCCGCTGGTGCGCCGCGGCATCGTCGACCTGTGCCGGCAGATCGCCGAGCTGCCCGGCCTGCGCGAGCTGGTGATGACCAGCAACGGCTCGCAGCTCGGCAAGCTCGCCCGACCGCTGGTCGAAGCCGGGGTCAGGCGCCTCAACGTCAGCCTCGACAGTCTGGATGCCGGTAAATTCCACGCGATCACCCGCACCGGCGATCTCGCCCAGGTGCTCGCCGGCATCGAGGCGGCGCGCGAGGCCGGCTTCGAGCGGATCAAACTCAACAGCGTGATCATGAAGGGGCGCAACGACGACGAGGTGACGGCGCTCGTCGACTTCGCCGTGGCCAAGGGGCTGGACATCAGCTTCATCGAGGAGATGCCGCTGGGGCAGGTCGGTCGCGACCGTGGCGAGGCGTTCTGCTCCAGCGACGAGGTGCGTGCGCGCATCGCCGAGCGCTACAACCTGTTCGACAGCCCCGAGCAGAGCGGCGGGCCGGCGCGCTACGTACGCCTGGAGGGTCACCCGCAGACCCGCGTCGGCTTCATCTCGCCGCATTCGCACAACTTCTGCTCGAGCTGCAACCGTCTGCGCCTGACCGCCGAGGGCCGTCTGCTGCTGTGTCTGGGGCACGAGAACTCGCTGGATCTGCGCGGCCTGGTGCGTCGGCATCCCACCGAGGACCGCCCGCTGCTCGAGGCGATCGAGGCCGCCCTGCAGCGCAAGCCGCTGCGTCACGAGTTCGCCAGCAGTGGCGAGGTGCAGGTGCTGCGCTTCATGAATGCCACCGGCGGTTGA
- the moaE gene encoding molybdopterin synthase catalytic subunit MoaE, which translates to MAIRVQHEAFQPGVELEALHAANVGIGAVVGFVGYVRDYNDGDPVAAMTLEHYPGMTEKALAGIVEQARARWPLHGVAIVHRVGHLLPGEPIVFVGTASAHRQAAFDACNFIMDYLKTRAPFWKREDTPDGARWVDGRDSDQAAARRWE; encoded by the coding sequence ATGGCGATCCGCGTCCAACACGAGGCGTTCCAGCCCGGAGTCGAACTGGAGGCGCTGCACGCCGCCAACGTCGGCATCGGCGCGGTGGTCGGCTTCGTCGGCTACGTGCGCGACTACAACGACGGCGACCCGGTGGCGGCGATGACCCTCGAGCACTATCCGGGGATGACCGAAAAGGCGCTCGCCGGCATCGTCGAGCAGGCCCGCGCGCGCTGGCCGCTGCATGGCGTGGCCATCGTCCACCGCGTCGGCCATCTGCTGCCCGGCGAGCCGATCGTCTTCGTCGGCACCGCCAGCGCCCATCGTCAGGCCGCCTTCGACGCCTGCAACTTCATCATGGACTACCTGAAGACCCGCGCGCCGTTCTGGAAGCGCGAGGACACTCCGGACGGTGCGCGCTGGGTCGATGGCCGCGACAGCGACCAGGCGGCGGCGCGGCGCTGGGAGTGA
- a CDS encoding MoaD/ThiS family protein: MIEVRYFARYREALDCDGESLPWSAELGSLEALRSLLLARGGAWQVLAENSLMCARNQELCSLAEPLADGDEVAFFPPVTGG; this comes from the coding sequence ATGATCGAGGTGCGCTATTTCGCCCGCTATCGCGAGGCGCTGGACTGTGACGGCGAAAGCCTGCCGTGGTCGGCCGAGCTGGGTTCGCTCGAGGCGCTGCGCAGCCTGCTGCTGGCGCGCGGCGGCGCCTGGCAGGTGCTCGCCGAGAACAGCCTGATGTGTGCGCGCAACCAGGAGTTGTGTAGCCTCGCCGAGCCGCTCGCCGACGGCGACGAGGTGGCCTTCTTTCCGCCGGTGACCGGAGGCTGA
- the moaC gene encoding cyclic pyranopterin monophosphate synthase MoaC, producing the protein MTHLDARGHANMVDVTDKAATAREACAEALVRMQPHTLALIVGGGHPKGDVFAVARVAGIMAAKKTHELIPLCHPLLLTGIRVELEPQGGDAVRIVARCKLAGQTGVEMEALTAASVAALTLYDMCKAVDRGMTIERVRLLEKSGGKSGDYRAEESA; encoded by the coding sequence CTGACCCACCTCGATGCCCGCGGCCATGCCAACATGGTCGACGTCACCGACAAGGCAGCCACCGCCCGCGAGGCCTGCGCCGAGGCACTGGTGCGCATGCAGCCGCATACCCTGGCGCTGATCGTCGGCGGCGGCCATCCTAAGGGCGACGTGTTCGCCGTGGCGCGGGTCGCCGGCATCATGGCGGCGAAGAAGACCCACGAACTGATCCCGCTGTGCCATCCGCTGCTGCTCACCGGCATCCGTGTCGAGCTGGAGCCGCAGGGCGGCGACGCGGTGCGCATCGTCGCGCGCTGCAAGCTGGCCGGGCAGACCGGGGTGGAGATGGAGGCGCTGACCGCCGCCAGCGTCGCCGCGCTGACCCTGTACGACATGTGCAAGGCGGTGGATCGCGGCATGACCATCGAGCGCGTGCGCCTGCTGGAGAAGAGTGGCGGCAAGAGCGGCGACTACCGCGCGGAGGAATCGGCATGA